In Nyctibius grandis isolate bNycGra1 chromosome 17, bNycGra1.pri, whole genome shotgun sequence, the genomic stretch GAAAGAAACGGTATTTCTGCTACCTCTGTCAGAAGCCCACTACCACCATGCTGCTGGGCTTTTACCTTTCTGAAAGGGAGAACACCCTCTGAGTTTGTAATGTGATGCTTTGgctaagagaaataaaattcagaactTTCATCCCTTCCGAGTCAGCTGACTTCCTATTTTAGAGCCAACTCGTTTCAGCACAAACGTGATCGCTGCGATAAAACTACCAAACTTCATGTTCTGTTCAGCTAACTGAGCTTGCTGCCTGTATTTAAGTGCGTGCAATCCAAGAATCAGGGACATAAGCACGAGTTTAATTGGTTTTACATTCCAATTTTGAGGGACCTTTCCAGACCAACGACTGTCAGGCAGTTTCAAACACAAAATCACCATCCCCGCTGAGTATCTCCAGCCTCTGTACTACAGAGCATGAATTCCTCTAGCAACCTCCTGCTCACTTTCAACCATTTCCTCTCAAAACAGCAGAATAACAAGGAGATGAAGGAGAAATCTTTAAGtcttaaatattttgagaatttttgttttgctgccaCAGCTACATATGCACTTACTTACTACGTGTGCAGCTACACTGGTACACACATATTTTGAAGAGGAACAGCAACTCATAATTAAGCTTTGTAGAGTATATTATGTACTCGTGCTCCCCCTACAGAAAAATAGGTGCAGCCTTCATCTGATTCTCCCTGTTTAGCAAAGTGAGAGTTTAAAATTGCATCTTGTAGTCAAGAGAGTTAAAGCAAGTTGATACAACCCTAGTATACATTATCTGATTAGTGCCCCGCAAGACAGAGTCTTTGCAGTATCTGCcacaaaaatacaaatcctGAGACATGCTTTGAGGTACTTCAGCAAAAAGGAATACAGCATTTACATGACTAAGACTGGCAGTTACTGCCATGGAGGTTTACAGACACTTTTGTAAATTACACAGTAGTTCCAGACTTCTACACATGGTTGTGTAATTATGTCTAATAGATGTAAAAGTAATAATTTCTCTTGGCAGACTACAAATGGGACTGCTACTTAGAGAGTATACTATTTAATAAGCTACTTTACTTCACAGAGACTTGCAGTTTACCACACAAGTACCCTAATATAACACGATCATTGCCGTAGTACAAGAGTTCACTTGCACTGGAGCATCACAAGGTACTGACTGATTACACTTTGCAATTCCCACTATTTCAATAACTCCCTTTTCTAGTTACTATTCCAATGTAAAAAATAAGCTACTGCTGTCTTCTCTAAAGCCTTTTGTTCCATGTCATTCCAAAGGCACCCCAACTCTTCAGCAGCCAGCAACCTCCTGGAAATGTGCAAACTGATTACCATTTTTCCCtagacagaaaaacagcaagctTGGACTGAGTCAGTAAGAGAAGCTGTAGGACTGACAGAGAACAATGCTGGCATAAAGGCTCTTAAAACAAAAGTGACTGGGGAAAAGAGACATGGAACTGCCTTCAAAGGTGCTAATCCTCTCAGGCCCCACCCTTTCACCTGTGCATCTTTGTGCAGGGAATGTGTGTTGATATTTCAGAAACGTCTAGATGCACTCTGCATATTTAACAAACCTGTAAGCCAGAATCAACCCTCAGACTTCTCTTGCTTGGTGAGTTTCTAAGGCTCATGGCTAGACATCCTCCTCTTTGTTGAAATCCTGACAACAGGCTGAATGAAAGAGTCCTGCTGGTATTGGTTAAAAGCAACTGCAGcctatttaaaacacaaaaaggatggaacatctttttaatttttttgatcAAAGTTGTCTACTGTTAACATATGGTTTGGAAAAAAGAACTATAAAAATGTGCTAACCACATGTTTCTACAGGACTTCAACACAGTTCTCAGAATGCAAACAGTTCTCCAGCAAgattaatggatttttaaatgtgGGTGTACCCCTTCCTTAAAATACCAACACACAGATCCAGCTAGCTTCCACATCAATGGTGGGAGTTTCAGAGCCTTTGAATTTACTGCCATCTAGTGACACACAGAGCAGAGAGCCACACACAGAACCTCAAGACATGTTCGCTGTGTGCTAGGAGTCACCTGTCCTTCCTGCAGCGAGATTCAACTGTACCTTGTAGCAAGGAGTTccatggattatttttttcatccctTTCAGTTTACTCAAGTGTCCTGCTCCTAGCAGACAAAAGGGAATGCATTTTCAGGGTGGCTTCCCTGCATGCTGCAGAATGATGAGTCTAAGGGAGCTTCCTCTCTTGCCCTCCTTCCTCTCAGAGATCAGTCCACCCCATCTATCTGCTGGAATACAAACAGGGGAGAACTAAATCACACAGAAGAGAAGTTAACTGCCtcaaacaaaaatccaaagcaGAACCCAAAACAGAACCCAGATATAAAGTCCTCTGCCAgggtttaaaataaacatctatatttttctcagctttcatGACTCTTTTCAGTCATGCAAAACCAGCTGATTACAACAGGGTTGTCTTGGgcacaaaacagtttttatagTTAATAATTAGCTCTGAACTTTTACTGATACAAACATCTGGATGTTCTGTATGACAGGGGTCAATCATagtaaaaaagaacaattttttattggcacaaaacagaacaaaaataaatgtgccTTTTAAGGATGCTCATGCAATGCCTGTGTAAGGCACATGCACACCTAGGCTTTGGATAActgaaaattaaagcttttccaGATATATTTTATGGAATTCTGATCTAATTCTGATTTTACTGTAACTCTTAGTCAACACCAGCCCTTCTATAGTAAGGCTATCAAAGAACAtgattttgaaaagaagttttcaaaatgcttgTGTGTTACATAGTTATACTTACAATTAGAAGAATTCTTTCACTTATCCCATCTCCCACAACCAACTGTTCTTACAGTACGTCCTTCAGTGTAATCTTAAATAGCAACTTCAGAAATTCAGCTGCAGTCTAAGCACCTTTGCTCAGACACACagttggggctgcagcagcacaggactGCACACAGCAGTGCTAAGTCACTATACAAGGGCTCACACCATCCTTCCGAGGAGGAAAAGCATATTGCTGTCAGGTTTCCCTTGGAAAACTGCTCACCAAGATTGAAAGCTTCCTCCTGCTAATTTCATCACACTGGGAAAAAGGATAAAAGTAATCCAcgtacttaaatattttttaatgacaattaCAAGTTAAAACTCATTACAAGTCTTTTTATCGCTTTGAGCTTTTCAGAAATATCTTGGGTGTTTGCCATCCTGCAGGAGGACTTTTCAAACCAGCTCTTTTCCAGATGCGCTCCAAATCTTTCTCAAATTTtatctaaaacagaaaaaaaaaaaagaaagaaagaaaaagtggtaACATAgctcaaaagcaaaaatcaagtATTCAGCCACCACCCATGTGTCCCAAGGAGAATCCAGGTATAATGCACACAAAGGAGACAAATGCTTTTAGGTAGGCAGCTTGTTCTAAGTGTCAAAATAGTTAGACTTACtgcagaaaatacattaaaatgcGCAAGGATCTTGGTAGCATTGTTTTAAAAGTCCTGTGcgaggaaaactgaaaagatggaaaatgaaaCTGTAAGAAAATTAAGAGGATTTCCTCATCATAAAGTGTTCAACACTGCTTCCTACAAATCTGAAGAAACTGAATTACAATTAACCTCAATTTGCATCTAGGCAAGGTGAAAACTACCAGAGAATGAACTAAACTATATCATGGCAAAACTATATTACAACTTCTGAAGATGTACAGGTcaaacagaaaccagaaaaagcTATTGTACCAGTAACTACTGAATTCATTAAAGCTTCATGAGCTGCTGCCATTCTTCCCCAAATCAATTCCACCTAAAAACACCATCCGATACCTGAACAGAGGCAACTTTGAGAAGTGAGCACATTTATGTCAAGAAGCTCTCTCTACCCTGAGCTTACCTGACGTTTCTTCTTGCGACCTTCCTTTATCCTCCTCCGTACAAACTTCCTTCGCTTTAGCAGCTTTTTGAACTTGTGCCGGTTCATTTTCCTCCTGCGAATCTTCAGAACGTTCTTACACTGAAGATTGTTGCTAAgtgttcctcctccttcctccacaTCAGCTCCCTCATCAGATGGGGGACAGTCATATCGCTGGAGAGGTTCATAGCCCACTTCTTCCTGAGCATTAAGGACTTCTGCCTTGGGAAGGGAGTATCTAACTGTCAGCCAGCTTTCTAAGGGGCTGATGGAAAGTTTTCTGGGGATCAGCACCTCTTCCAGTTCAGGGTCCAGAGCATACGACCGCTGAGGTTGGGCTCCACTCTTGTTAGAAGGCTGTGTGCTATAGTGCGCAGATGTAGAATGAtagcaaagaaaggaagacaCTGACCTTGGCAAAAGGTGGcctttgagaagaaaagaatttcaCTTAAAAGGCAGAATTTTCAAAAGGTGTCTTAAGAAAAGCTCTGATCAGCTCTCAAAGCACAAGACAACTGTGGCCAGAATAACGTAATAAAGGAAGCTGCTTATAAAAACTATATTCCCATcacaaaagcaaggaagaattttttaatttgaattatgTTGCCATCTGCTAAAATTACATTATACAGTATTTTACTGTGTGAACTGTGTAAGTGCAGTTTGGAATGGCTAGGAACTGTTCGCTGTATTAAGCCTTTCTGGTGCTAAGGAATCTCCTCCTAAGCTTAAAAGAGGTCAAAGCAGATCTACGCAATACTGACAGAACAGATCAGAGACATAATAACATTCCACAACCACTGAATCAACAACAGCCTCACCACTTGCACTGCTTGCTGGAAATTTCTGGGAGCCTAATtaccccaggaaaaaaaaaacccacaaacaaatcTAGGTCACAAAACATCTGTTTACCTGCAATTCGTGAAGTCTTCAGTAACTGCGAAGTCAGCTGTGATATTAACATATTGTTTCACTTTGGTCACTGTCAGAGCCAGCAATAACTGTTAAAATAAGAACATTATTTAATGAGGCAAACATGTTGtttttacacttaaaaaaaaaacttctaaatTTAACCCAAAAGATGGGCTGAGACACTCGAAGTACCGTCCTCGTTTTACCAACGCGCTGTCGGATTTTGCTGGAGGGGCCTGGCCCACAAGCCCTGCTGTAGCTGAGGGGATTAATAAAGCTTCGGCTGCTGCAGGTTTAAAAACACCTTCAGCCCGAGGCCCACCGGCACCCTTCTGCCCAGCTCGGCGCCAAGGCGTCGCTTCCACAGCGGAAACCGGAGGGCAAATAGAAGGCGCCCGCTGCCCTCAGGCCGTGAGGCACCGCCGCGGGCCAGACCGCAGCCCTGCGCTCGGCGGGCAGCCTCCCGCTCCGCAGCCCGGCCAGCGtgccccgccaccgccccgctcccggggcaCGGCCCGCAGGGGGCTACCGGGCACCGCCCCGCTCCTGGGGCACGG encodes the following:
- the AURKAIP1 gene encoding small ribosomal subunit protein mS38; the protein is MLISQLTSQLLKTSRIAGHLLPRSVSSFLCYHSTSAHYSTQPSNKSGAQPQRSYALDPELEEVLIPRKLSISPLESWLTVRYSLPKAEVLNAQEEVGYEPLQRYDCPPSDEGADVEEGGGTLSNNLQCKNVLKIRRRKMNRHKFKKLLKRRKFVRRRIKEGRKKKRQIKFEKDLERIWKRAGLKSPPAGWQTPKIFLKSSKR